Proteins found in one Arthrobacter sp. U41 genomic segment:
- a CDS encoding TspO/MBR family protein, producing the protein MGPQLLGLLSFLAASAVVAGLGGLATASNVNGWYADADRAPWSPPNWVFGPVWTALYAAMAVAAWLIWRRRAERTRPALTAYAVQLVLNLLWTPVFFGLYPALGTPALWIAFVIIVALAVAVAVTVLYFGPISRAAGLLLLPYLTWIVFASSLNLWAALNN; encoded by the coding sequence ATGGGCCCCCAATTGCTGGGGCTGCTGTCCTTCCTTGCGGCCTCCGCTGTGGTTGCGGGGCTGGGCGGACTGGCCACCGCCAGCAACGTCAACGGCTGGTATGCCGACGCGGACAGGGCTCCCTGGTCGCCGCCGAACTGGGTGTTCGGGCCCGTCTGGACGGCCCTCTACGCCGCGATGGCGGTTGCCGCGTGGCTCATCTGGCGCCGGCGCGCCGAGCGGACCCGGCCCGCCCTCACCGCCTACGCCGTCCAGCTTGTGCTGAACCTGCTGTGGACGCCGGTCTTCTTCGGTTTGTACCCGGCGCTCGGCACACCGGCTTTGTGGATCGCTTTCGTTATCATCGTGGCGCTGGCGGTGGCCGTGGCGGTCACCGTGCTCTACTTCGGGCCGATCAGCCGCGCGGCCGGCCTGCTGCTGCTGCCGTACCTGACCTGGATTGTGTTCGCCTCGTCGCTGAACCTCTGGGCCGCACTGAACAACTGA
- a CDS encoding lipid II:glycine glycyltransferase FemX produces MREFTARFASAEEIANWDTHVTANPNGGNLLQSEAFAEVKQHYGWKPLHLVYETADYTSYNLVLEKAFPLLGKLWYLIKGPDVAAAEDIPGIAAANAEFVKRAGLGVFAVKIEPDIVRSEEARRVIEGAGLVKTHNLQPNDSTALLDISPDENQLLRKLHSRGRNAVRRAIREGVEVRNMEPTEENFRAMYALMTNTVEAKSQVRVREYEYYRQFWTNFINRDQGRLLFVYENGVPSVGAFVINYGRKGTYKDGGSLQKRTQYGDSHLVQWTAINQLKELGCTEYDFCGTPPGDQLKDTSNPFHGLGLFKTSFSKTVTDFVGCYDQVLSPLKYKAWMAAGERIARQLYTRRTGQQFY; encoded by the coding sequence TTGCGTGAATTCACCGCCCGTTTTGCCTCTGCCGAAGAGATCGCCAACTGGGATACCCACGTCACCGCGAACCCCAATGGCGGCAACCTCCTGCAGTCCGAAGCCTTCGCCGAGGTCAAGCAGCACTATGGCTGGAAGCCCCTTCACCTCGTGTACGAGACGGCCGATTACACGAGCTACAACCTCGTCCTGGAGAAGGCCTTCCCGCTCCTGGGCAAGCTCTGGTACCTGATCAAGGGTCCGGATGTCGCTGCCGCCGAGGACATCCCCGGCATCGCCGCGGCCAACGCCGAGTTCGTGAAGCGCGCCGGGCTGGGTGTCTTCGCCGTCAAGATCGAGCCGGACATCGTGCGCTCCGAGGAGGCCCGGCGCGTGATCGAAGGCGCCGGCCTGGTCAAGACCCACAACCTGCAGCCCAACGACTCGACGGCCCTGCTGGACATCTCCCCGGACGAGAACCAGCTGCTGCGCAAGCTGCACTCCCGCGGCCGCAACGCCGTCCGCCGCGCCATCCGCGAAGGGGTGGAGGTCCGCAACATGGAACCCACCGAAGAGAACTTCCGCGCCATGTACGCGTTGATGACCAACACCGTGGAAGCCAAGTCCCAGGTCCGGGTCCGGGAATACGAGTACTACCGCCAGTTCTGGACCAACTTCATCAACCGCGACCAGGGACGCCTGCTGTTCGTCTACGAAAACGGCGTGCCCTCGGTGGGCGCCTTCGTCATCAACTACGGCCGCAAGGGGACCTACAAGGACGGCGGCTCCCTGCAGAAACGCACCCAGTACGGCGACTCCCACCTGGTGCAGTGGACAGCCATCAACCAGCTCAAGGAACTCGGCTGCACCGAATACGACTTCTGCGGCACGCCGCCAGGCGACCAGCTCAAGGACACGTCCAACCCCTTCCATGGCCTGGGTCTGTTCAAGACCAGCTTCAGCAAGACCGTGACCGACTTTGTCGGCTGCTACGACCAGGTGCTCAGCCCACTGAAGTACAAGGCCTGGATGGCCGCGGGGGAACGCATTGCCCGCCAGCTGTACACCCGCCGCACCGGCCAGCAGTTCTACTAA